The Rosa rugosa chromosome 3, drRosRugo1.1, whole genome shotgun sequence sequence gttgcctacttttaggggaggttctTCCGAATTTTCGATAAAACCTTCTTTACAAGTGGGCTCCGCAGgaccacctcggatttcagggtgaaatttcGAGGCGGATCCTGTCAGTACCACTTTACGGTGCAAACCCTCTTCTTGGTGACGGAGATAGGCAACTAGGATAGACAGGCCAAGCGACAATAGACTAATTAGCAAGGACAAGCGCAAATCTCTCTTGGACGAGCATGTCCACTAGGATACAGCCAAGACACCTAGTGGCGTCCAATAGGCCCATCTTCCGGTGTGGTGACATGACATAGCTTAGCCTTAGAGAACTCTTGATCTTTGCACTCTCGTGAATATGGTCAAAATGTTGTACCCTTCTTATTGGTGAATCGGATAAGAACAAGAGTGAAAAGGTATTTCGTGACATCATCGATCAGAACTGGCTTTTCAACTTCTTTGATTGATCTGCTTTGTTGAATTTGATTCAAATTCTAGCTATATGAGACTGACGTTATTTAGGACAGGAAGACTGAAAAGGGAAGGAAGAGAGCATTATGAATTGCCCTATTTGATCTAGTCTCTTTAATTACCGAGACCCGTAAATACAAagatataataataataaaatggaTTATAACcaccaaaaaaaatttcaaaacataACTTTTAGAAAAGCTATTGGACATCAGCAGCCAGCTAATGGTCTTAAATTCTGTTGCATCTCAGTAGAAAACGAAACAAGCCTGGCTTCATACCAAGATCAGAATCAAGAGCACAAGAAGGGTAATCCGGGAGGGAATACTTCAACTCAAACAAGGCTATATTCAAATCCTTAAACTACGTCCAAACTTCATTACAAAAGATTGAAAAGCAAAAAATCTATATTTTGACAGTTTTATACTAATAAGGACACAGAGCCCAGACCCAAAGCAAATGGAACAGATCTGGTTCCAAATTTTAATGCAGAATTACTAAGATTCTcaattttttgaaaaatttacAGCGATGCCACTGAGGTATCGTCTCATCTAAAATCAAATTCAAGAATGTTTCCAAATGCATCCCAAGGTTCCATGGCAGATCCAATCTCCTTCATAGCGAGATCATAGAGTAGTTTTAGAAATTGTTTTACTATACCATTTCTGAAAATTGCattagaaataaaaataatgaataTTTATTCCGTTGTGAGTTGCGGTATGATATCATCCATATGGGAACTCCCCAGTCCCATTTTCAAAGTGGGTTTGATCAAGACCTCTAATGTTGTTATGTGAGCAGTCTTTCCATCACTCTAATCTTAAGGACTTATTTGTTTATGGGAATTCAAATCCTAAGGGAAGGGACTAGTCATAGTATATCAAGCTTTCCACTTGGTTTCATGTTCTCTTTCGGAATCTAAGAtgctttgattttttgttttataattGTAAAAGCTGCATTGCTTTTATCTAGAAACTATGTATTTGCTAGATTGTTCCTTATCTGACGTgggtttgtttttttctttattttgttttctgcagATTTAATGTTGTTTTCAATTAATCAAACATATATGATGGATGATGATCACACAGATGGATAAAATGTATGCTCCTCCATCATGGGAGTGTGCCCAACATTTTGTAAGACAAGGTGTCTCTATCATTTTCTCATCATAAGAAACCATGTTTTTCTTAGGATTAGTTTTAGAACTGCATGTCTGTGTACCTCAACATCCTAACCTTATAGATTCTTAATAGAATTCTCAATTGAATTGGAGGATAAGGTGTGAGTATGTAGAGTTTGTGCAGCTACATATCCCAAGTTTatattttctggtttcttctctcTGATTGGGTTTGagtcttatttattttttaagatATTGTTTTGGAGTTACTAAATTTTTAATCTTTTTGATTCCCCGCAGGCGAGATTCAATGTGTTTCTGGTTTTCACGGAGGTGGTGGCTCAAGATCAATAGCAGTAGCCAAAGTTTGACTCAATCCCCAAAAGAAATTGCAATAGTAGCAGAGCTCACCATCATCTCATCTCCATCTCGAAGTAATAGCAGCTAAATATTGTCTCAATCTTCAAGGCAcaagcagtagcagaactggacgagtacgAGTGCAATAGCAGAACTGGATGAGTGTCTGATgtgatttctctctctttataaaATAAGCAAATACGTACATctggaaatataaaaaaaaattataagttACATATGAGAATACATATGACAAAAACACCAACAATATACAAAATATTAAACCACATCAAAAAATAAACACCAATAATAATGAAATACATAACCAAAATCAAtaattgtccaaaaaaaaaaaccaaaccaataaTAATTAGGCAAACCAGTTCCAGTTCACAAACAtaagcaaataaaaaaaaataaccagAAAATAAACCCAACAGACTGTGGTCCGCAGAATTAGACAGTCCAAAGTCCATGCAAGAAAACTAAACCAAAAGTAAATTGtcggaattaaaaaaaaaacacaccaaAAGAAAACTCAAACCACAGATTGTTCATGGGAAATAGAATGAAGAATTATTTGCCATGTAGCATTGTCGCTGCTATTGTCTTCGAGCTAGCTCCTGGTGGAAGCGGTGGTAGTGGGTGTAAGAAGTCCATCATCTGCGGCGATTGTAGGTTTTGGATGTCCACGAACTAGGGTTGCTGCCAATGTTTTTAAATGCGAAAGCGAAGGCGAAGGCGACCGCCTAGAGCCTCACGAGGCGAGTGCCTCAAGGCGTTAAGGCGACCGCCTTTCCCGTAACTATTATAATAATACATtacatttataaataatatgaaTATACTTAAACATGATTCTAAATAAGCACTTTCATAACAGTAAATTCAATAATACATAGGTTCATACtaaattaattcaaaaataacAAACGCACTTCATTCTTCTAAATTATAATTATCATATCCATCCACACCCACATGAATATCATCACTGATGTTGCATCTGTGTGGGGAGCCAAAGTAAGGTCTTCtatctcatcatcttcatccctaAGTAATGCAGTAAGTTTTCTCATATTTTGTCTCTTCCATTTCTCTTTCTAACGGATGATTAATCAAATATGGTTTATATTGATTGTTGGGCCCATGCTTTAACCagcaaaaaccaagaaattgtTAAATCAATTTTGGCATAGATGGTTTTGTTGCTGATTTAAAATGAATAATTGTACAAACATTTGCAATAATTAATAGTATTGTACACGACATAAAAGAAGTGTGGGAAATAATTAATAGTTTCCTTCTCTCGTTTTGAGAAATCCCATAATCCAAAGTTCCAAACGACGTCGTCCCTACAGAAAAAAGGGCCCATttgataaacaaaaaaaaaagcccagacttcatcttcttcctctcgcCCCTCTCGCTCCGTCGCTTTTATGCTCTGTTTCTGCAAAAAAATGCCGCCCCGACGCCTGGGCTGACGCTTTTCCAACAGCAAGCCTCATTTTGAACCAGCGAGGCGTTTTCCGGTCGCCTTACACCGGAGCGCGCCCCGGGCTCGCCTCTAAATCGCCTTTGAAAACATTGGTTGCTGCTACAATATCTAAGCCGTAACCTGCATCATTTGGTACTACATTTGCATCATTTGGTACTGCATCTGCTTCATACTCCATGCCTCTGCTAGTTCCCTCTCCAAATACACTCCTCATCATCCGGCCGAGCTCCGCCGCAGCTGGTACAGCTTCCACAAGGTTGAGCTTGTTCTCTTGGTTTTTCTCCTGCTTGTCCTGCTTCTTTATTTCAAGCTCCATGAGGTTGCGTTCGATGATAAAGTAGAGGTCATGCAGATCCCTCATTTCTAGGTCAAAGACGCTTTTACCCTTCAAACAGCTAAACATGATCTGAGAGATCTCCTTATCCCGATTTTCTCTTTTTACCTTTTTGGTCTGCTCCCGAGCTTTATCTATACGCTGTCTTAAGAAGGTCTCCTGGTCGACCATCTTTCTTGTCTTGTCCATTTCCGGCATATCTCGGAACCTCGTCAGCAGTTGGCGGACTTCTGGATGACTTGGGAAGACCTCCGGCTCAGAGTCAAAGGGGCTGTAGATGATTGCCGCGGCCTTGATGTCACAGAGAGTGCTTATCTCGTCTACCTTCTTTAGAAggctcttctttcttttcctgaATGTGGTTTTTCGGGAACTCTCATTGGCGATGTAGTGCAATCTCACCCTCCTTCTAGCCatggctagctagctagcaaagAAAATGGTCAGAAGCTAGGGATTGAACAAAGTAAGGAAGAAATAGCTTTGCTTTCTGGGAGTGCAGAGAAATGAACGTACTATTAGGTTTGCTATATATAGAGCTTGCAAAGGGGTACCTAAATCAAATTTTACTAGAGTTGGGGTCCTGATTTGAAAATTTTATTCATTCTTAAAATGAGACAGATATATTCCATTGTGTGCCTGAGATGTAAAATTTAATGAGGGGCTTATGCATGTACTGATGGGAGCAAATCATTGTTAGGTTCGTTTAATTTTATAAATTGAAATGGAAACTAATTTTATATGAGAATTGGCATTATtcattgagtttcaaaaatgaCAAAAACCTTAGGATATGTTGTCAAGTGTTAGAGAAAGAAGGATTTTATGTAAATGGTCATTAAAGTGAGTTATTACAATATATGTGTCATAGATACCCTGCAACAGAAATTTTGACAAGTTGTCTACATGCATTTTATTAAAAGTTTTAATTTGTAATACCCcaaaaattcgttattaatttcttgaaaTTTCCTGAAATTAATAAAGTTCTCGCTAACACGAATTTGTGGACTGAGGGTGGAgcgaaagtgtttcggacgaataattactcgaaacgttttattttcaaGGAGTCAAAGggttgagttttgattcattgaGTTTCTAAGAAAACTTCggtcatgaaagtcgtagagcgcgtcgatacgagtttgtggacatgcggaacccgaaaatcggagttcgtatgaagaagttattatCAGCAGAACAACCTTCTATTTTTGAAAATTCCCTATAAAtagaaaaatctgaaaataaaatcagaaattgcaagtttccaaaaatggaagttTCCAAGATCGGAAACTCTCCCAAAAAACCCAAATCGACTCGTGTAACAGCCACTGACCCGTTTTCCTTTCTCCGGCGATTTCTTCGTCATCCAGCCACCTCTGGCCGCGCCACCGATCGCATTCAAACGGGCTCTTTCTTCTCTTCAAGTCTGTGGTGGTTTGGTGGCACGATTTGAGCCGTAGAAGGTGCAGCAAGGCGGAGAAGGCGGTGGCGGCACGACCTCCGACCC is a genomic window containing:
- the LOC133737385 gene encoding agamous-like MADS-box protein AGL80; translation: MARRRVRLHYIANESSRKTTFRKRKKSLLKKVDEISTLCDIKAAAIIYSPFDSEPEVFPSHPEVRQLLTRFRDMPEMDKTRKMVDQETFLRQRIDKAREQTKKVKRENRDKEISQIMFSCLKGKSVFDLEMRDLHDLYFIIERNLMELEIKKQDKQEKNQENKLNLVEAVPAAAELGRMMRSVFGEGTSRGMEYEADAVPNDANVVPNDAGYGLDIVAATNVFKGDLEASPGRAPV